A region from the Rhizoctonia solani chromosome 13, complete sequence genome encodes:
- a CDS encoding amino acid permease, with protein sequence MNSSLPILEQGYVTPDASSTRSSGQQPMDQTPQTPSKLPDKDIERNSIYSNDVPWAHPERLADVRRGLKQRHIHMFALAGTIGKFLWKHARPCTGLFLSSGKALAEAGPLGAFLGYTVMGLITAAVAYTASEMSAFSPVSGGFVRHTTKFVDPVLGAVTGWNFWYSMAITAVVELCPNGLINLGPVRVYGEVEFGFALLKITLIVVLLLVGLVITAGGGPTHESIGFRYWRDPGPFRQEVAGGSFLAVWSTLINAAFAYGNIQVVAMQGVRPRIHAWQSQRPSTRPSLGCTVYISSVFMIGLLLPSTEPLLLGGDGTAAQSPFVIAMHRARIRVLPDIVNAVVLSSAFSSGVSCIFIASRSLIGLAEDGNAPVIFSRTNRLGNPWVAVMCSSAFGALGYLSVTEKSMKVLLWLINLSAVAGLAQGYTRDDLPYRAPFQPFTAWFALVMVILITFFSGFRVFLTGQFSVADFLSNYVNIFVFLGLYITWKLYTRDRQIYRPATKVDLSEFEAIRQEREQNLTTLPTRTTTRSSRRQRLFICLC encoded by the exons ATGAATTCGAGCCTACCGATTCTCGAGCAAGGGTATGTCACTCCCGACGCCTCGTCAACTAGGAGCTCTGGCCAGCAACCAATGGATCAGACACCTCAAACACCCTCAAAACTACCTGACAAAGATATAGAGCGAAACTCGATCTACTCGAATGACGTTCCTTGGGCTCATCCTGAACGCCTGGCCGATGTGCGCCGAGGGCTGAAGCAGAGGCATATTCATAT GTTTGCGCTAGCGGGCACAATCGGCAAGTTTTTGTGGAAGCATGCGAGGCCTT GCACGGGATTATTCCTATCCTCAGGCAAAGCTTTGGCAGAGGCAGGTCCACTTGGAGCCTTCCTGGGATATACTGTG ATGGGGCTGATTACCGCAGCGG TTGCTTACACGGCCTCTGAAATGTCTGCGTT CTCTCCTGTATCAGGAGGATTTGTCCGTCATACAACCAAG TTTGTCGACCCAG TGCTCGGAGCCGTGACGGGGTGGAATTTCTGGTATTCTATGGCGATTACTGCCGTGGTAGAGCTC TGTCCCAATGGTCTGATTAATTTGGGACCAGTGCGGGTCTATGGAGAG GTCGAATTTGGGTTCGCCTTGCTCAAA ATTACGCTCATTGtggttcttcttcttgttggCCTTGTCATAACCGCTGGGGGAGGCCCAACACATGAGAGCATAGGATTCAG ATACTGGAGAGATCCTGGCCCATTCAGGCAG GAGGTAGCTGGGGGAAGTTTTCTCGCGGTTTGGTCCACCTTGATCAATGCCGCATTTG CCTACGGCAATATTCAGGTTGTAGCCATGCAGGGTGTGAGACCAAGAATCCACGCGTGGCAATCCCAAAGGCCGTCAACAAGACCTTCTCTCGGTTGTACTGTTTACATTTCGTCGGTATTCATGATCGGCCTCCTGCTCCCCTCAACGGAACCTTTGCTTTTGGGTGGAGACGGTACAGCCGCTCAAAGTCCATTTGTTATTGCCATGCACCGAGCAAGGATACGAGTTTTGCCTGATATTGTAAATGCGGTGGTACTGAGTTCCGCTTTCAGCTCG GGTGTATCTTGTATCTTCATCGCATCGCGCTCTTTGATAGGATTGGCCGAGGATGGAAATGCTCCGGTTATTTTCTCGCGAACGAATCGTCTGGG TAACCCATGGGTTGCCGTTATGTGCTCATCTGCTTTTGGCGCTCTTGGCTACTTGAGTGTAACCGAGAAGTCCATGAAGGTCTTATTATGGCTCATCAACCTATCTGCGGTTGCCGGGCTC GCTCAGGGATACACGCGCGACG ACTTACCCTATAGGGCACCATTCCAACCATTTACTGCATGGTTTGCGCTGGTGATGGTCATATTAATTACGTTTTTCAGTG GATTCAGGGTGTTCTTGACTGGCCAGTTTTCCGTAGCTGATTTCTTGAGCAATTATGTCAATATATTCGTATTTTTGG GCTTGTACATAACATGGAAGCTTTACACTCGAGATCGCCAGATTTACCGCCCAGCGACTAAAGTCGACTTATCGGAATTCGAAGCAATTCGCCAGGAGAGGGAACAAAACCTTACCACCCTACCGActcgtactactacaagatCTTCCAGAAGACAGCGCCTTTTTATATGCCTCTGCTGA